The genomic interval GAGGACGGTGTCGATGGCCGCCTGCATGATCCCGAGCGGTCCGCCCGCGAGGACCAGCCGCTCCGAGTCCAGACCCTGCATGAGGATGCGCACCCCACCGTTGATCTCACCGAGCACGTTTTCCACGGGGATGGCGCAGTCCTCGAACACCAACTCACAGGTATTCGAGCCCCGCATGCCGAGCTTGTCGGTGCGCTCGCCCTTGCGGAAGCCGCGCAGGCCTTCCTCGACCAGAAAAGCGGTGATGGAACGCGAGCCCGCCTCGGGCGGGGCGGTGCGCATATAAACGATCAGCACGCTCGCCTCGGGACCGTTGGTAATCCATTTCTTGACGCCGTTGGCGATCCAAGCGCCGTTCTTAAGCTCGGCGCGGCAGCTCATGGCGCCGATGATATCGGAACCCGCGCCCGGCTCGGACATGGCCAGCGCGCCTACCCAATCGCCGGCACATAGCCTAGGAAGGTAACGCCGCCGCTGCACTTCCGAACCGTGGCGGGCGAGGTTATCCACACAGAGATTGGAATGGGCGGCATAGGAAAGTCCGACGGAAGGCGAGGCGCGCGAGATCTCCTCCATGGCGATGACATGGGCGTGGTAACCGAGCCCCCGCCCGCGGTCGTGCGGGCCCGCCGTGATCCCGAGCAGCGCGGCCTCGCCGAGCTTAGGCCAGAGATCGGCGGGGAAGTCGTTGGCGCGGTCGATGGCCGCTGCCCGCGGCGCGATCTCGGCCTCGGCAAACGCGCGTACCGACTTTCGCCAAGTCTCCGGGTCGAAACTCATGACCGCTCCTC from Pseudomonadota bacterium carries:
- a CDS encoding acyl-CoA dehydrogenase family protein; protein product: MSFDPETWRKSVRAFAEAEIAPRAAAIDRANDFPADLWPKLGEAALLGITAGPHDRGRGLGYHAHVIAMEEISRASPSVGLSYAAHSNLCVDNLARHGSEVQRRRYLPRLCAGDWVGALAMSEPGAGSDIIGAMSCRAELKNGAWIANGVKKWITNGPEASVLIVYMRTAPPEAGSRSITAFLVEEGLRGFRKGERTDKLGMRGSNTCELVFEDCAIPVENVLGEINGGVRILMQGLDSERLVLAGGPLGIMQAAIDTVLPYLRERRQFGRPIGSFELMQAKLADMYTRLQAARAYVYRVAEQFDRGERSRKDAAACLLFASEAAVNVALESIQSLGARGYMNDAPVGRLLRDAKLYDIGGGTNEIRRMLIGRELFEETPDR